One part of the Vogesella sp. LIG4 genome encodes these proteins:
- the hemF gene encoding oxygen-dependent coproporphyrinogen oxidase — MSHPHANQVKAFLLELQQRICSGLEAADGAASFREDSWERPTGGGGKSRVLTGGAVFEQAGVNFSHVSGEALPASATAHRPELAGRRFEAMGVSLVIHPENPYVPTSHANVRFFIAEKDGEAPVWWFGGGFDLTPYYGNVEDVVHWHTVARELCAPFGAETYPKYKKWCDEYFYLKHRGEARGVGGLFFDDLNQPDFDTSFAFMQAVGNGYLDAYLPIVERRKATPWGERERQFQLYRRGRYVEFNLVWDRGTLFGLQTGGRTESILMSMPPLVRWEYGYQPEAGSPEAALYSDFLPPREWL, encoded by the coding sequence ATGAGCCACCCGCACGCCAACCAAGTCAAAGCCTTCCTGCTGGAGCTGCAGCAACGCATCTGCAGCGGGCTGGAGGCCGCCGATGGGGCAGCCTCGTTCCGCGAAGACAGCTGGGAGCGCCCGACTGGCGGCGGCGGCAAAAGCCGGGTACTCACCGGTGGCGCGGTGTTCGAACAAGCCGGTGTGAACTTCTCGCATGTCAGTGGCGAGGCATTGCCGGCCAGCGCCACCGCGCACCGCCCGGAACTGGCCGGCCGCCGCTTCGAGGCCATGGGCGTGTCGCTGGTGATCCACCCGGAAAACCCCTACGTACCCACCAGCCACGCCAATGTGCGCTTCTTCATTGCCGAGAAAGACGGCGAAGCACCGGTATGGTGGTTCGGCGGCGGTTTCGACCTCACCCCCTACTACGGCAACGTGGAAGACGTGGTGCACTGGCACACGGTGGCGCGCGAGCTGTGCGCACCGTTCGGCGCCGAAACCTACCCGAAATACAAGAAATGGTGCGACGAGTACTTTTATCTTAAACACCGTGGCGAGGCGCGCGGCGTGGGCGGGCTGTTCTTCGACGACCTCAACCAGCCGGATTTCGATACCAGCTTCGCCTTCATGCAGGCAGTGGGCAACGGCTACCTCGATGCCTACCTGCCCATCGTCGAGCGCCGCAAGGCCACGCCGTGGGGCGAGCGCGAGCGCCAGTTCCAGCTCTACCGCCGCGGCCGCTACGTGGAATTCAACCTGGTGTGGGACCGCGGCACGCTGTTCGGCCTGCAGACCGGCGGCCGCACCGAATCCATCCTGATGTCCATGCCGCCGCTGGTGCGCTGGGAGTACGGCTACCAGCCGGAAGCCGGCAGCCCGGAAGCGGCGCTGTACAGCGACTTCCTGCCGCCGCGCGAGTGGCTGTGA
- a CDS encoding homoserine kinase has product MSVYTTVSQDEMRAWLQRYALGELVELKGIAAGVTNTNYFVTTTHGRYVLTVFEVLTLEEVPYFLKLKSHLSRHGVACPAPIADHTDNFASMLAGKPACLVSCLNGKDISHPNAAQCFAVGEMLAQMHLAGSTFPLRMSNPRGPAWWSRTAAELYRHMPADEAALLHDEVTLQEQHRFDDLPQGVIHADLFKDNVLMDGDRIAGFIDFYYACNDILLYDVAIALNDWARLDDGSIDDALAGALLAGYQSVRPLTAAEVTAWPLMLRAAAIRFWTSRLLDYYHPASGEMTFTKDPGVFKRLLEAHRQRNHFWL; this is encoded by the coding sequence ATGTCTGTTTACACCACCGTCAGCCAGGACGAGATGCGTGCCTGGCTGCAGCGTTATGCCCTGGGCGAACTCGTTGAACTGAAGGGCATTGCCGCCGGCGTCACCAACACCAACTATTTCGTCACCACCACGCACGGCCGTTACGTGCTGACCGTGTTCGAAGTGCTGACACTGGAAGAAGTACCCTACTTCCTCAAGCTCAAGAGCCATCTGTCGCGCCACGGCGTGGCCTGCCCGGCGCCCATCGCCGACCACACCGACAACTTCGCCTCCATGCTGGCCGGCAAGCCCGCCTGCCTGGTGAGCTGCCTGAACGGCAAGGACATCAGCCACCCGAATGCCGCGCAATGCTTCGCGGTGGGCGAGATGCTGGCGCAGATGCACCTGGCCGGCAGCACTTTCCCGCTGCGCATGAGCAACCCGCGCGGCCCGGCATGGTGGAGCCGCACCGCAGCCGAGCTGTACCGGCACATGCCGGCGGACGAAGCCGCACTGCTGCATGACGAAGTCACCCTGCAGGAGCAGCACCGCTTCGACGACCTGCCGCAGGGCGTGATCCACGCCGACCTGTTCAAGGACAACGTGCTGATGGACGGCGACCGCATCGCCGGCTTCATCGACTTCTACTACGCCTGCAACGACATCCTGCTGTACGACGTGGCCATTGCGCTGAACGACTGGGCACGACTGGACGATGGCAGCATAGACGATGCACTGGCCGGCGCGCTGCTGGCCGGCTACCAGTCGGTGCGCCCGCTCACCGCGGCAGAGGTCACGGCCTGGCCGCTGATGCTGCGCGCCGCCGCCATCCGCTTCTGGACCTCGCGGCTGCTGGACTACTACCACCCGGCCAGCGGCGAGATGACCTTCACCAAGGATCCGGGCGTGTTCAAGCGCCTGCTGGAAGCCCACCGCCAGCGCAACCATTTCTGGCTGTAA
- a CDS encoding TIGR00730 family Rossman fold protein, which translates to MSLSDKLPQTSDRYAMMQRFRAREAWHVMKILSEFVESAEELQQVTPAVSIFGSARTPRDHPYYKQTEHIARLLSDAGFSVISGGGPGIMEAANKGAFYGKSPSVGLNIVLPHEQRPNEYQDLSLKFDHFFSRKVMFVKHAIAYVVMPGGFGTLDEMFEALTLIQTGKSRKMPIILCGRSFWGGLFEWVSNRLIGEGMINPEDINLLQLIDEPQEIVETIFRFYETRGFEALPEEREQLLNL; encoded by the coding sequence ATGAGCTTGTCCGATAAATTGCCGCAAACCAGCGACCGCTACGCGATGATGCAACGTTTCCGGGCCCGCGAAGCCTGGCACGTAATGAAAATCCTGTCCGAGTTCGTGGAGTCGGCGGAGGAGCTGCAACAGGTTACCCCCGCCGTCAGCATCTTCGGCAGCGCCCGCACCCCTCGCGACCATCCGTATTATAAGCAGACCGAGCATATCGCCCGCCTGCTTTCCGACGCCGGCTTCTCGGTAATATCCGGCGGCGGCCCCGGCATCATGGAGGCGGCCAACAAGGGCGCCTTCTACGGCAAGAGCCCGTCGGTGGGCCTCAACATCGTACTGCCACACGAACAGCGCCCCAACGAATACCAGGACCTGAGCCTGAAATTCGACCATTTCTTCAGCCGCAAGGTGATGTTCGTGAAACATGCCATCGCCTACGTGGTCATGCCAGGCGGCTTCGGCACCCTGGACGAGATGTTCGAGGCGCTGACGCTGATCCAGACCGGCAAGAGCCGCAAGATGCCCATCATCCTGTGCGGCCGCTCATTCTGGGGCGGCCTGTTCGAGTGGGTGAGCAACCGCCTGATCGGCGAGGGCATGATCAACCCGGAAGACATCAACCTGCTGCAGCTGATCGACGAACCGCAGGAGATCGTGGAGACCATCTTCCGCTTCTACGAAACCCGCGGTTTCGAGGCGCTGCCGGAAGAGCGCGAACAGCTGCTCAACCTGTAA
- a CDS encoding glutathione S-transferase N-terminal domain-containing protein, with translation MIDLYTWGTPNGKKVSIVLEELGLAYRVIPVNIGQNEQFAPDFLSISPNNKIPAIVDHDGPGGAPLALFESGAILSYLAEKCGQLLAAAGAERYQTLQWLMFQMGGFGPMLGQAHHFLRYAPEPVPYAQKRYHDETLRLYGVLDRQLAAQRYVAGAHYSIADIAIYPWVARHEWHRVDLAAFPHVARWYAELGERPAVQRGMAVPG, from the coding sequence ATGATCGATCTCTACACCTGGGGCACTCCCAACGGCAAGAAAGTCTCCATTGTGCTGGAGGAGCTGGGCCTGGCGTACCGGGTGATTCCGGTGAACATCGGCCAGAACGAGCAGTTCGCGCCGGATTTCCTCAGCATCAGCCCCAACAACAAGATTCCAGCCATCGTCGATCACGACGGCCCGGGCGGTGCGCCGCTGGCGCTGTTTGAATCCGGCGCGATTCTCTCCTACCTGGCGGAGAAATGCGGCCAACTATTGGCCGCTGCCGGTGCCGAGCGCTACCAGACGCTGCAGTGGCTGATGTTCCAGATGGGGGGCTTCGGACCGATGCTGGGGCAGGCGCATCACTTCCTGCGCTACGCGCCGGAGCCGGTGCCGTATGCGCAGAAGCGCTACCACGACGAGACGCTGCGCCTGTACGGCGTGCTGGATCGCCAGCTGGCGGCGCAGCGCTACGTGGCCGGCGCGCACTACAGCATCGCCGATATCGCCATCTACCCGTGGGTGGCGCGGCACGAGTGGCACCGAGTTGATCTGGCCGCCTTCCCGCACGTGGCGCGCTGGTATGCCGAGCTGGGCGAACGCCCGGCGGTACAGCGCGGTATGGCGGTGCCGGGCTGA
- a CDS encoding winged helix-turn-helix domain-containing protein produces the protein MSNRLMLVEDDQRLADLVIQYLAKHGYEVAHHPRGDTAADAILAANPELVILDVMLPGKDGFEVCRDIRPRYHGRILMMTARDEEIDEILGLELGADDYLSKPVEPRRLLARIRALLRRSENDSAPVLDGSLHFGQFSISQATREASLAGEAMELTTAEFDLLWLLASHAGEILSRDDIMNALRGIGFDGLDRSIDARISRLRKKLGDNPETPTRIKTVRGKGYLFSRSDWE, from the coding sequence ATGTCCAACCGACTGATGCTGGTGGAAGACGACCAGCGCCTGGCCGACCTGGTGATCCAGTACCTGGCCAAACACGGCTACGAGGTAGCACACCACCCGCGCGGCGATACCGCCGCCGATGCCATTCTTGCGGCCAACCCCGAGCTGGTGATCCTGGACGTGATGCTGCCGGGCAAGGACGGTTTCGAGGTGTGCCGCGACATCCGCCCGCGCTACCACGGCCGCATCCTGATGATGACCGCGCGCGACGAGGAGATCGACGAGATCCTGGGGCTGGAGCTGGGCGCCGACGACTACCTGTCCAAGCCGGTGGAGCCGCGCCGGCTGCTGGCGCGCATCCGCGCGCTGCTGCGCCGCAGCGAGAACGACAGTGCCCCGGTGCTGGACGGCAGCCTGCACTTCGGCCAGTTCAGCATCAGCCAGGCCACACGCGAAGCCTCGCTGGCCGGCGAGGCAATGGAGCTGACCACCGCCGAATTCGACCTGCTGTGGCTGCTGGCCAGCCACGCCGGCGAGATCCTGTCACGCGACGACATCATGAACGCGCTGCGCGGCATCGGCTTCGACGGCCTGGACCGTTCCATCGACGCGCGCATCTCGCGCCTGCGCAAGAAACTGGGCGACAACCCGGAAACCCCCACCCGCATCAAGACCGTGCGCGGCAAGGGCTACCTGTTCTCGCGGAGCGACTGGGAGTGA
- a CDS encoding sulfurtransferase: MYRTLISAQQLQALDPAELVVLDCRFQLADPAYGPTVYEAGHLPEAHYLHLDYHLSGAKNGSNGRHPLPDGQRLAVNFGALGIGPDTQVVAYDDAGGMYAARAWWLLRWLGHEAVAVLDGGWAAWQAAGGAISTEAPEKRSTRFVMRAPLEEMLEVEQIVANLDKPAFQLVDARAPDRFAGLNETLDPVGGHIPGARNRFFQLNLQDGRFKPAATLAAEWQAVLGDTPADEVVLYCGSGVTACHNKLALEHAGLAGSRLYPGSWSEWCSDSSRPIATGA; this comes from the coding sequence ATGTACCGCACCCTTATCTCGGCCCAGCAGTTGCAGGCCCTTGACCCGGCAGAGCTGGTGGTTCTCGATTGCCGCTTCCAGCTGGCCGACCCGGCCTACGGCCCCACCGTGTACGAAGCCGGCCACCTGCCGGAAGCGCATTACCTGCACCTGGACTACCACCTGTCCGGTGCCAAGAACGGCAGCAACGGCCGCCACCCGCTGCCGGACGGCCAGCGCCTGGCAGTCAACTTCGGCGCGCTGGGCATCGGCCCGGACACCCAGGTGGTGGCCTACGACGACGCCGGCGGCATGTACGCCGCGCGCGCCTGGTGGCTGCTGCGCTGGCTGGGGCACGAGGCGGTGGCAGTACTGGATGGCGGCTGGGCAGCCTGGCAGGCCGCCGGTGGCGCCATCAGCACCGAAGCACCGGAAAAGCGCAGCACCCGCTTCGTGATGCGTGCGCCGCTGGAAGAAATGCTGGAAGTGGAACAGATAGTGGCCAATCTCGACAAGCCGGCCTTCCAGCTGGTGGATGCCCGTGCCCCGGACCGCTTTGCCGGCCTGAACGAAACGCTGGACCCGGTAGGCGGCCACATTCCTGGCGCGCGCAACCGCTTCTTCCAGCTCAATCTGCAGGATGGCCGCTTCAAACCGGCAGCAACGTTGGCCGCAGAATGGCAGGCCGTACTGGGCGACACCCCGGCCGATGAAGTGGTGCTGTACTGCGGCAGCGGCGTCACCGCCTGCCACAACAAGCTGGCACTGGAACACGCCGGCCTCGCCGGCAGCCGCCTGTATCCCGGCTCGTGGAGCGAGTGGTGCAGTGATAGCAGCCGCCCGATAGCCACCGGCGCCTGA
- the polA gene encoding DNA polymerase I codes for MKTLLLIDGSSYLYRAFHAMPDLRSPQGEPTGAIYGMVNMLARLRKEVQFDYSACIFDAKGKTFRDDLYPEYKANRPSMPTDLAAQIATVHEVVRASGWPLLMVDGVEADDVIGTLARQGAAAGMQVIISTGDKDMAQLVTPQVTLVNTMTNETLDEAGVKEKFGVPPTRIIDYLTLIGDKVDNVPGVDKCGPKTAVKWLEEYDSLDGVIAHAANVGGKVGDNLRAALDWLPRGRELITIKCDVALEAELPAGMESLLHGERQLPRLAELFSACGFRTFLREVQQAMAGTEMVAEVVADAPAAQPAGGDLFSASGDLFGDAPTPAAQPAAPAAAAAPLDRHYETILTDAQLDAWLQRFAGAVVSLDTETTSLDPMLAQIVGMSFAIEAGHAAYLPLAHRGPDAPHQLDRDATLARLKPWLEDAGSKKLGQNLKYDRHVLANHGISLRGVVDDTLLASYVIESHLRHNMDDLASRHLGETTVSYEEICGKGAKQIGFDEVTVDVAANYAAEDADITLRLNQHFAPLLTGQLQSVYRDIELPVAEVLFKMERNGVLIDRDILAAQSHQLGSEMLRLEQAAYELASQPFNLNSPKQLQEILFGRLGIPTKGVKKTASGGFSTDEEVLEKLALDYPLPKLILQYRGLAKLKSTYTDKLPTLINPRTGRVHTNYAQAVAITGRLASNDPNLQNIPVRTAEGRRVREAFVAAPGHVIVSADYSQIELRIMAHLSGDEGMLAAFASGEDIHKATAAEVFGVPLAEVGSDQRRAAKAINFGLIYGMGKYGLASQLGISNDAAQQYIDSYFRKYPGVADYMQRTRADAAERGYVETVFGRRLYLPEIRAANQARRAGAERAAINAPMQGTAADLIKLAMLAVQGWLETEQLQSKLIMQVHDELVLEVVEAELALVRERLPQLMAGVAALKVPLLAEVGTGPSWEAAH; via the coding sequence ATGAAAACGTTGTTATTGATTGACGGCTCTTCTTATCTGTACCGCGCCTTTCACGCGATGCCCGACTTGCGTTCTCCGCAGGGTGAACCGACCGGAGCGATCTACGGCATGGTGAACATGCTGGCTCGCCTGCGCAAGGAAGTACAGTTCGATTATAGCGCCTGCATATTCGACGCTAAAGGCAAGACCTTCCGCGACGATCTGTACCCGGAATACAAGGCCAACCGGCCTTCCATGCCCACTGATCTGGCGGCGCAGATCGCCACCGTGCACGAGGTGGTGCGCGCCAGCGGCTGGCCGCTGCTGATGGTGGACGGCGTGGAAGCCGACGACGTGATCGGCACCCTGGCACGGCAGGGCGCCGCTGCCGGCATGCAGGTGATCATCTCCACCGGCGACAAGGACATGGCGCAGCTGGTGACGCCGCAGGTCACCCTGGTCAACACCATGACCAACGAAACGCTGGATGAAGCCGGGGTGAAGGAAAAATTCGGTGTGCCGCCGACGCGCATCATCGACTACCTGACGCTGATCGGCGACAAGGTGGACAACGTGCCCGGCGTGGACAAGTGCGGCCCCAAGACCGCGGTGAAGTGGCTGGAGGAATACGACAGCCTGGATGGCGTGATCGCCCATGCGGCCAACGTTGGCGGCAAGGTGGGCGACAACCTGCGTGCGGCGCTGGACTGGCTGCCGCGCGGGCGCGAGCTGATCACCATCAAGTGCGATGTGGCGCTGGAGGCCGAGCTGCCGGCCGGCATGGAAAGCCTGCTGCATGGCGAGCGCCAGCTGCCGCGGCTGGCCGAGCTGTTCAGCGCCTGCGGCTTCCGCACCTTCCTGCGCGAAGTGCAGCAGGCGATGGCCGGCACCGAAATGGTTGCCGAGGTGGTGGCCGACGCACCGGCAGCGCAGCCCGCGGGCGGCGACCTGTTCAGCGCCAGTGGCGACCTGTTCGGCGATGCGCCAACGCCAGCAGCCCAGCCGGCGGCGCCTGCCGCGGCAGCCGCACCGCTGGATCGCCACTACGAAACCATTCTTACCGACGCGCAGCTGGATGCCTGGCTGCAGCGCTTTGCCGGCGCGGTGGTGTCGCTGGATACCGAAACCACCAGCCTGGACCCGATGCTGGCGCAGATCGTCGGCATGAGCTTTGCCATCGAAGCCGGCCATGCTGCCTACCTGCCGCTGGCGCACCGTGGCCCGGACGCGCCGCACCAGCTGGATCGCGACGCCACCCTGGCGCGGCTCAAGCCGTGGCTGGAAGACGCCGGCAGCAAGAAGCTGGGTCAGAACCTGAAGTACGACCGCCACGTGCTGGCCAACCACGGCATCAGCCTGCGCGGCGTGGTGGACGACACCCTGCTGGCGTCCTACGTCATCGAAAGCCACCTGCGCCACAATATGGACGACCTGGCCAGCCGCCACCTGGGCGAAACCACGGTCAGCTACGAGGAAATCTGCGGCAAGGGAGCCAAGCAGATCGGCTTCGACGAAGTGACGGTAGACGTTGCGGCCAACTATGCGGCGGAGGATGCCGACATCACCCTGCGCCTGAACCAGCACTTCGCGCCGCTGCTTACCGGGCAGCTGCAGAGCGTGTACCGCGATATCGAGCTGCCTGTGGCCGAAGTGCTGTTCAAGATGGAACGCAACGGCGTGCTGATCGACCGCGACATCCTGGCGGCGCAGAGCCACCAGCTGGGCAGCGAGATGCTGCGCCTGGAGCAGGCCGCCTACGAGCTGGCCAGCCAGCCGTTCAACCTCAACTCGCCCAAGCAGCTGCAGGAGATCCTGTTCGGCCGGCTTGGCATCCCCACCAAGGGGGTGAAGAAAACCGCCAGCGGCGGCTTCTCCACCGATGAGGAAGTGCTGGAAAAGCTGGCGCTGGACTACCCGCTGCCCAAGCTGATCCTGCAGTACCGAGGTCTGGCCAAGCTCAAGTCCACCTACACCGACAAGCTGCCGACGCTGATCAACCCGCGCACCGGCCGCGTGCACACCAACTACGCGCAGGCGGTGGCGATTACCGGCCGCCTGGCCAGCAACGATCCCAACCTGCAGAACATCCCGGTGCGCACCGCCGAGGGCCGCCGCGTGCGCGAGGCCTTCGTGGCTGCGCCCGGCCACGTGATTGTCAGCGCCGACTACTCGCAGATCGAGCTGCGCATCATGGCGCATCTGTCCGGTGACGAAGGCATGCTGGCCGCCTTCGCCAGCGGCGAGGACATCCACAAGGCCACCGCCGCCGAGGTGTTCGGCGTGCCGCTGGCCGAGGTCGGCAGCGACCAGCGCCGTGCCGCCAAGGCCATCAACTTCGGCCTGATCTACGGCATGGGCAAGTACGGCCTGGCCTCGCAGCTGGGTATCAGCAACGATGCGGCGCAGCAGTACATCGACAGCTACTTCCGCAAATACCCCGGCGTGGCCGACTACATGCAGCGCACCCGCGCCGATGCCGCCGAGCGCGGCTACGTGGAAACCGTGTTCGGCCGCCGCCTGTACCTGCCGGAAATCCGCGCCGCCAACCAGGCGCGACGCGCCGGCGCCGAGCGCGCGGCGATCAATGCGCCGATGCAGGGCACCGCTGCCGACCTGATCAAGCTGGCGATGCTGGCGGTGCAGGGCTGGCTGGAGACGGAGCAGCTGCAAAGCAAGCTGATCATGCAGGTGCACGATGAACTGGTGCTGGAAGTGGTGGAGGCCGAGCTGGCGCTGGTGCGCGAGCGCTTGCCGCAACTGATGGCCGGCGTGGCCGCGCTGAAGGTGCCGCTGCTGGCCGAGGTGGGCACGGGCCCGAGCTGGGAGGCGGCGCACTAG
- a CDS encoding HIT family protein: MNCELCHQDGGDILYRDDRLRVILVADADYPAFCRVIWHAHVKEMTDLAPADRAHVLDWVLRTEQALRDVLNPDKINLASFGNMVPHLHWHVIPRFADDKHFPNPLWGAAQREGVAHGMPQLAARLRDKLAG; the protein is encoded by the coding sequence ATGAACTGTGAACTGTGCCACCAGGACGGTGGTGACATCCTCTACCGCGACGACAGGCTGCGGGTAATCCTGGTGGCCGATGCCGACTACCCGGCGTTCTGCCGCGTGATCTGGCATGCGCACGTCAAGGAAATGACCGACCTTGCCCCCGCCGACCGCGCCCATGTGCTGGACTGGGTGCTGCGCACCGAGCAGGCGCTGCGCGATGTGCTGAACCCGGACAAGATCAACCTCGCCAGCTTCGGCAATATGGTGCCGCACCTGCACTGGCACGTGATTCCGCGCTTTGCCGACGACAAGCACTTCCCCAACCCGCTGTGGGGCGCCGCGCAGCGCGAGGGCGTGGCGCACGGCATGCCACAGTTGGCCGCACGGCTGCGCGACAAACTGGCCGGCTGA
- a CDS encoding porin family protein yields MKKLLIASVLIAAGTSAYAADTGTYVFGNLGASTNQWTLKDGAASRAGVSSTKVDSDDATKGMAEIGVGKRINDNFAVEGSYLRNGDAVPLNGAGKLDYDSFRAAALGIIPVNDKFEVYGKVSANYLHSSFTSSNPALSSGKDDNFSLGLGVGAAYKLNKQVSLRAEYETLGDIKHKNITDTAPVSVLKAGVAYMF; encoded by the coding sequence ATGAAAAAACTGCTTATCGCTTCTGTACTGATCGCCGCCGGTACTTCCGCCTACGCCGCTGATACCGGTACCTATGTGTTCGGCAACCTGGGCGCCTCCACCAACCAGTGGACGCTGAAAGACGGCGCCGCCAGCCGTGCTGGCGTAAGCAGCACCAAGGTCGATAGCGACGATGCCACCAAGGGCATGGCGGAAATCGGCGTCGGCAAGCGCATCAATGACAATTTCGCGGTTGAAGGCAGCTACCTGCGCAACGGCGACGCCGTGCCGCTGAATGGCGCCGGCAAACTGGACTACGACTCCTTTCGTGCAGCTGCACTTGGCATCATTCCCGTAAACGACAAGTTCGAGGTATATGGCAAGGTGTCCGCCAACTACCTGCACAGCAGCTTCACCAGCAGCAACCCGGCGCTGAGCAGCGGCAAGGACGACAACTTCAGCCTCGGCCTGGGTGTAGGCGCCGCCTACAAGCTGAACAAGCAGGTAAGCCTGCGTGCCGAGTATGAAACCCTGGGCGACATCAAGCACAAGAACATCACCGACACCGCGCCGGTATCGGTACTGAAGGCTGGCGTAGCCTACATGTTCTAA
- a CDS encoding ATP-binding protein: MKPLPGLAPLFARYFVQTMVVQFVLLLGFVGLLILLTSGAERDRIELQMAGPVRMIQRQLLSQPPAARATELHTIAELYAYPLQLLPATPAGLSDDARAWLASGNNWLDADRKLLYAPLPGTRQVLLLGPLEDSLEQGWLHSEAGLFLLWFGFFGVPMALLIYLNLRPHWQALKALRFTATQLAEGDLSARAANVKSPMFGPLAELINDMASKLERQMETRQALAHAVAHELRTPVARLRFGLTMLDEAEDEHERHQFREGMERDLTELDELLNISLSYARLDRGEVALQYETIDLTEWFEDLIQLLHPLKPPHISLTLDCMAGSATFDRKLMYVATRNLLLNAFKYAAGKVHMQVWLADGQLHIDVDDDGPGIPADERDRVFEPFQRLDRSRDRATGGHGLGLSFVRLITLHHGGAASAGEARPLGGARMTIQLPQHPPAP, encoded by the coding sequence GTGAAACCACTGCCAGGCCTGGCGCCACTGTTTGCCCGCTATTTCGTGCAGACCATGGTGGTGCAATTCGTGCTGCTGCTGGGTTTTGTCGGCCTGCTGATCCTGCTCACCTCCGGCGCCGAGCGCGACCGTATCGAGCTGCAGATGGCCGGCCCGGTGCGCATGATCCAGCGCCAGCTGCTGAGCCAGCCGCCCGCCGCGCGCGCTACCGAGCTGCACACCATCGCCGAGCTGTACGCCTACCCGCTGCAACTGCTGCCAGCCACGCCCGCCGGGCTGAGCGACGATGCCCGCGCCTGGCTCGCCAGCGGCAACAACTGGCTGGATGCCGATCGCAAACTGCTGTACGCGCCACTGCCGGGCACCCGCCAGGTGCTGCTGCTGGGGCCGCTGGAAGACAGCCTGGAGCAAGGCTGGCTGCATAGCGAAGCCGGGCTGTTCCTGCTGTGGTTCGGCTTCTTCGGCGTGCCGATGGCGCTGCTGATCTACCTCAACCTGCGCCCGCACTGGCAGGCGCTCAAGGCGCTGCGCTTCACCGCCACCCAGCTGGCCGAAGGCGACCTCTCCGCCCGTGCGGCCAACGTGAAAAGCCCGATGTTCGGCCCGCTGGCCGAGCTGATCAACGATATGGCCAGCAAGCTGGAGCGACAGATGGAAACCCGCCAGGCGCTGGCGCATGCCGTGGCGCACGAGTTGCGCACCCCGGTGGCACGGCTGCGCTTCGGGCTGACCATGCTAGACGAGGCCGAGGACGAGCACGAGCGCCACCAGTTCCGCGAAGGCATGGAGCGCGACCTGACCGAACTGGACGAACTGCTCAACATCAGCCTCAGCTACGCCAGGCTCGACCGCGGCGAAGTGGCACTGCAGTACGAAACCATAGACCTGACCGAGTGGTTCGAAGACCTGATCCAGCTGCTGCACCCGCTGAAGCCGCCGCACATCTCCCTGACCCTGGACTGCATGGCCGGCAGCGCCACTTTCGATCGCAAGCTGATGTACGTGGCCACCCGCAACCTGCTGCTGAATGCCTTCAAGTACGCCGCCGGCAAGGTGCACATGCAGGTATGGCTGGCGGATGGCCAGTTGCACATCGACGTGGACGACGACGGCCCCGGCATTCCGGCTGACGAGCGCGACCGGGTGTTCGAGCCGTTCCAGCGCCTGGACCGTTCGCGCGACCGCGCCACCGGCGGCCACGGCCTGGGCCTGTCTTTCGTGCGGCTGATCACCCTGCACCACGGCGGCGCGGCCAGTGCCGGCGAAGCACGGCCGCTGGGCGGCGCACGCATGACCATCCAGCTGCCGCAACATCCGCCGGCACCGTAA
- a CDS encoding DUF2782 domain-containing protein, with amino-acid sequence MQRILLTSLLLVTVAAHAAPAQPPVGVEPEKQVTEYGNNSTVEELRRNGQVYQIKVNPNGAPSYMLLDEDRGMKPQSYGSDHQTLTPSWPLLSF; translated from the coding sequence ATGCAACGCATTTTGCTGACCAGCCTGCTGCTGGTCACAGTCGCCGCGCACGCCGCACCGGCCCAGCCACCGGTGGGCGTGGAGCCGGAAAAACAGGTTACCGAGTACGGCAACAACAGCACGGTGGAAGAACTCCGCCGCAATGGCCAGGTGTACCAGATCAAGGTGAACCCGAACGGCGCGCCCAGCTACATGCTGCTGGACGAAGACCGCGGCATGAAGCCGCAGTCCTACGGTTCCGATCACCAGACACTGACACCCAGCTGGCCGCTGCTGTCGTTCTGA